The following are from one region of the Dreissena polymorpha isolate Duluth1 chromosome 2, UMN_Dpol_1.0, whole genome shotgun sequence genome:
- the LOC127866121 gene encoding inactive rhomboid protein 1-like codes for MDRQMSAPAGTGRYVKNQNQKPTSKMGRLGRSMKLSVADFFGLGDEDSSQASKWQNRHMRYYKGKIKEEHLPNTTDFDELDSSIPHIIDPLARSSRYTSQYSRRTTPLSSTSTYTPSTRGGTIRRTRKDSVLKMTWKGMQTIAGTRKKLRTNKASMRSYAPGSLAGDLADARSDLGDSYPAVHEDLVDDVFYDEPSLMPEKYLEKIREETSADLDAVPALSLASTMPAPGWRPGAQPKPAPGTPIPGMDMPDFGMRRINRDICNSIVERDKRHVGMGFVGRLFQRNYRPDRMNSYVKKQIDEIDDHRPFFTYWVTFVQIVVFIVSVSVYGIAPIGHSETEYSEPIQKPNLAIESTRYLEADNLWIGPRQADLIHLGAKYSPCMRLDQGIQKGLDKDLEEERNSACCVRDDGSGCFQSVESKCSKTLSSWYKWDNNGPSQRKSGTVCGQDPRYCRNPSSVSPFVWEDDVTKWPLCTDTTNPNTTDRTDRHMTCKISGRPCCHGIQGECMITTREHCDFVRGYFHEDAFLCSQVPCMKKICGMIPFSQDKYPDQFYRLWTSLFLHGGLFHLVISLGFQILIMRDMEKLTGSIRMTIIYVGSGIAGNLASCIFVPYQVEVGPAGAQFGILACLLVEVLQSWQMLERPGIALLKITVPIVVLFALGLLPWIDNWAHLSGFLFGFLLAFSLLPYVSFGTHDRRRKLIGIILSLGGAIGLFVLLIILFYVLPLYNCPGCQYFNCVPFSANFCKNMEVDIDRNATYSSSVHG; via the exons ATGGACCGTCAGATGAGTGCTCCAGCTGGGACTGGTAGATATGTTAAGAACCAGAATCAGAAGCCCACTTCCAAAATGGGAAGACTCGGCAG GTCTATGAAGCTCAGTGTTGCTGACTTCTTCGGGCTCGGTGATGAGGACAGCTCCCAGGCCTCCAAGTGGCAAAACAGACACATGCGCTATTACAAGGGGAAAATAAAGGAGGAACATCTTCCAAACACCACCGACTTTGATGAGTTAGACTCGTCCATTCCTCACATCATTGACCCGCTGGCCAGGAGTAGTCGTTATACGTCACAGTACTCCAGACGCACCACCCCCCTGTCCAGTACCAGTACATACACACCAAGCACCAGGGGAGGGACCATACGCAGGACTAGGAAGGACTCTGTGCTCAAAATGACCTGGAAGGGCATGCAGACTATAGCT GGCACAAGGAAGAAGTTGAGGACCAACAAGGCGAGCATGAGAAGTTATGCACCGGGTAGTTTGGCGGGAGACCTGGCAGATGCACGCAGTGATCTAGGAGATAGTTACCCG GCTGTCCATGAGGACCTGGTGGATGATGTGTTCTATGATGAGCCTTCTTTGATGCCGGAGAAATATCTGGAGAAGATCCGGGAGGAGACCAGTGCTGATCTGGATGCTGTACCTGCACTCTCACTGGCTAG TACTATGCCTGCACCAGGCTGGAGACCTGGTGCACAGCCTAAGCCTGCCCCAGGCACTCCCATACCTGGAATGGACATGCCAGACTTTGGTATGCGTCGCATCAACCGTGATATTTGCAACTCTATTGTGGAGCGGGACAAGAGGCATGTAGGCATGGGATTTGTGGGCAGGCTCTTCCAGAGGAACTACCGACCTGATCGGATGAACTCTTACGTCAAGAAACAGATTGATGAAATTGATGACCACAG gcCATTCTTTACATATTGGGTGACGTTTGTACAAATTGTGGTGTTTATTGTGTCAGTGAGTGTATATGGGATTGCACCTATTGGCCACTCTGAAACAGAATATTCTGAACCA ATCCAGAAACCCAACCTGGCCATTGAATCCACAAGGTACTTGGAAGCTGACAATCTTTGGATAGGCCCAAGACAG GCGGACCTGATCCATCTAGGGGCCAAGTACTCTCCGTGTATGCGGCTAGATCAAGGGATACAGAAGGGGCTTGACAAGGATCTAGAAGAGGAGCGTAACTCAGCATGTTGTGTCAGGGACGATGGCTCAGGCTGCTTCCAGTCTGTGGAATCTAAATGCTCG AAAACACTCAGCTCTTGGTACAAGTGGGACAATAACGGTCCAAGCCAGAGGAAATCTGGAACTGTCTGTGGTCAAGACCCAAG GTACTGCAGAAATCCATCATCTGTGTCTCCATTTGTGTGGGAGGATGATGTCACAAAATGGCCG CTATGCACGGATACAACCAACCCTAACACGACTGATCGGACTGACCGTCACATGACCTGCAAGATCTCAGGTCGCCCGTGTTGCCATGGTATCCAGGGGGAGTGCATGATCACCACAAGGGAGCACTGTGACTTTGTGAGGGGATACTTCCATGAGGATGCCTTCCTATGCTCGCAG GTTCCGTGCATGAAGAAGATATGTGGGATGATTCCATTTTCTCAAGACAAGTATCCAGACCAGTTTTACAGGCTCTGGACATCGCTATTCTTGCATGGAGG GTTGTTTCACCTGGTGATCTCCTTGGGTTTCCAGATTCTCATCATGCGCGACATGGAAAAGCTGACGGGATCCATACGCATGACAATTATCTATGTTGGGTCTGGCATTGCTGGCAACTTGGCCAGCTGTATCTTTGTGCCATACCAGGTGGAG GTTGGCCCGGCCGGTGCCCAGTTTGGTATCCTGGCCTGCCTGCTGGTGGAGGTCCTGCAGTCCTGGCAGATGTTGGAGCGCCCTGGCATCGCCCTCCTCAAGATCACCGTACCCATCGTGGTCCTCTTCGCATTAGGGCTCCTGCCCTGGATCGACAACTGGGCTCATCTCAGTGGCTTTCTCTTCGGCTTCCTTCTTGCCTTCTCCCTTCTTCCGTATGTGTCGTTCGGAACACACGACCGGCGTCGAAAACTCATAGGGATTATTTTGTCACTGGGTGGAGCCATTGGGTTGTTTGTTCTgcttattatattgttttatgtgCTGCCCCTTTACAACTGTCCTGGGTGTCAGTATTTCAACTGTGTGCCTTTCTCAGCAAATTTTTGCAAGAACATGGAAGTTGATATAGACAGGAATGCAACCTACAGCAGTTCTGTT